From the Acidobacteriota bacterium genome, one window contains:
- a CDS encoding addiction module protein, which yields MSAQDITEGFRKLSPSEKIRLLQKLWDEVADEVVSEPLQESQRRLLDERVQQHDENPGDVEPWAKTRDDILSEL from the coding sequence ATGTCGGCTCAGGATATTACCGAGGGCTTTAGGAAGCTGTCGCCAAGTGAGAAGATCCGCCTCCTCCAGAAGCTGTGGGACGAGGTCGCCGACGAAGTTGTCAGCGAGCCTCTGCAGGAGTCGCAACGACGTCTCCTCGATGAGCGCGTTCAACAGCACGACGAGAATCCGGGCGACGTAGAACCGTGGGCGAAAACACGAGACGACATTCTCAGTGAACTGTGA
- a CDS encoding DUF262 domain-containing protein, which translates to MSVRATRARKEPASDALIIDGVLDVDEVAEVIPYTYAITAYGADYPVDLLVRRLKEGDIFIPLFSLSTATADSPVRFQREYVWKKLQADRFIESLLLGLPVPGIFLVKEESGKHLVLDGHQRLQTLYWFYANNWEGGAFSLEAVQDRFKDRTYQQLEAADRRRLNDSVVHATIIRQDEPSEDLSSIYLIFERLNSGGTSLHPQEIRVALYHGRFVQLLSSLNVHASWRALFGRKSKRLKDIELILRFFALLESSKKYAPPMKGFLSSYMAHRRNLDPSLEAEFRSFFEQTSDAILRAIGPKAFKPKGTLNAAVVDAVMVGVARRITAKGGAPDPTSLKAAYNLLLRDESFQAAISRATANEENVKQRLKLATSLISGAE; encoded by the coding sequence ATGTCAGTTAGAGCAACCCGGGCTCGGAAGGAGCCAGCAAGCGACGCACTCATTATCGATGGCGTGTTGGACGTTGATGAGGTCGCCGAGGTGATCCCCTACACTTATGCGATTACGGCATACGGCGCTGACTACCCGGTCGACTTGCTGGTTAGACGGTTGAAGGAAGGCGACATTTTCATACCTCTATTCAGCCTATCAACCGCAACAGCGGACTCTCCTGTACGATTCCAGCGCGAGTACGTTTGGAAGAAACTTCAGGCGGACCGCTTCATCGAGTCGCTCTTGCTCGGCCTTCCTGTGCCCGGCATCTTCCTTGTTAAGGAAGAGAGTGGCAAGCATCTGGTTTTAGATGGTCATCAGCGTCTACAAACTCTGTACTGGTTCTACGCGAATAACTGGGAAGGCGGGGCCTTTTCCTTGGAAGCCGTACAGGATCGCTTCAAGGATCGGACCTATCAGCAGCTTGAGGCTGCCGATCGGCGACGTCTAAATGATTCTGTCGTACATGCGACGATAATTCGGCAGGATGAGCCAAGCGAGGACCTGAGCAGCATCTATCTGATCTTCGAGCGCCTGAACTCTGGGGGCACGTCACTTCATCCGCAAGAGATAAGAGTCGCACTCTATCACGGACGGTTTGTTCAGCTTCTAAGCTCATTGAATGTCCACGCCAGTTGGCGGGCTTTGTTTGGGCGTAAGTCGAAACGGCTTAAAGATATCGAACTCATCCTTCGGTTTTTTGCTCTTCTCGAGAGCAGTAAGAAGTACGCACCGCCCATGAAGGGGTTCTTGAGTAGTTACATGGCTCACCGCCGCAACCTTGACCCATCCCTCGAAGCTGAATTCCGAAGTTTCTTTGAGCAGACATCCGATGCGATTCTTCGAGCAATCGGACCCAAAGCGTTTAAGCCAAAAGGCACGCTGAACGCAGCGGTAGTCGATGCAGTCATGGTCGGCGTGGCCCGTCGCATTACGGCAAAAGGCGGCGCTCCTGACCCTACTTCACTCAAGGCAGCATACAACCTACTTCTTCGTGATGAGAGTTTTCAGGCGGCAATTTCTCGTGCTACCGCGAACGAGGAAAACGTCAAGCAGAGGCTCAAATTGGCAACCTCTTTGATCTCAGGGGCGGAGTAA
- a CDS encoding tetratricopeptide repeat protein, whose protein sequence is MLDKKSFLTTFACIGSLAVLMVLASPALSFGQDPSGRPTDTKGKKTTPKGKTTTKTEPPPITVTLTVLSEPPECAVFVNGEQRGVTNGEGKVQFEKLALGHYSIEVRKDGYNTLTRGFDAGTEAPTLVFKLEPKLDDYIKEFNALLGAGKLAGPESPNAFELVSKLATSYPGRPEVTTLKSVLAAKLVEALPVLITQTATNWRAVTREQMVRALDSTTNSLAFRKDDVKTQAEAAYFRGAIALRDWQTAGAGGKGELGQGDAGAASGPAAARSEFENSLKLDESLAATRYQLGVVMLSSGDVPGAEATLVKVTQAEPRWASAYNALGSAYYGGGKFAEAIVAYRKAAEIEPNNVAAIASLGLARVMKGEKDGVKDIERAMKLDANSALPHLNLAIVYSQSKSKKDWSKAVDEFKKAIQMNSQNLEFQNSVAEKMLADVQKKKK, encoded by the coding sequence ATGTTGGACAAGAAATCTTTCCTCACTACATTTGCTTGCATAGGGTCTCTCGCTGTTCTCATGGTGCTGGCCTCGCCGGCCTTGAGCTTTGGACAAGACCCATCCGGCCGGCCCACGGACACCAAGGGCAAGAAGACTACCCCAAAGGGAAAAACGACGACGAAGACGGAGCCGCCACCGATCACCGTGACGCTCACGGTGTTGAGTGAGCCGCCTGAGTGCGCTGTGTTCGTCAACGGCGAACAGCGCGGCGTAACCAACGGCGAGGGTAAAGTCCAGTTTGAAAAACTTGCGCTGGGCCACTACAGCATCGAGGTGCGCAAGGACGGTTATAACACGTTGACTCGCGGATTCGACGCCGGCACCGAGGCTCCGACGCTGGTCTTCAAACTCGAACCGAAGCTTGATGACTACATCAAAGAGTTCAACGCGTTGCTGGGTGCGGGAAAACTTGCCGGCCCTGAGAGCCCTAACGCGTTCGAGCTTGTCAGCAAGCTGGCGACGTCCTACCCCGGCCGTCCCGAAGTGACAACGCTTAAGAGCGTGCTCGCTGCAAAGCTCGTCGAAGCCCTGCCGGTGCTGATCACTCAAACGGCTACGAACTGGCGAGCCGTGACCCGCGAGCAGATGGTGCGTGCGCTCGATTCAACGACCAACTCGCTTGCCTTTAGGAAAGACGACGTCAAAACGCAGGCGGAGGCGGCATACTTCAGAGGCGCGATAGCGCTGCGCGACTGGCAGACTGCCGGCGCAGGGGGCAAGGGTGAATTGGGACAGGGCGACGCCGGCGCCGCGAGCGGGCCGGCCGCTGCCCGTTCCGAGTTTGAGAACTCGCTGAAGCTTGACGAATCGCTCGCTGCCACGCGTTATCAGTTAGGAGTCGTGATGCTGTCGTCGGGGGACGTACCCGGCGCTGAAGCGACTCTGGTTAAGGTCACGCAGGCCGAGCCTCGATGGGCTTCGGCTTACAACGCGCTGGGATCGGCTTACTATGGCGGGGGCAAGTTTGCAGAAGCGATCGTTGCTTACCGCAAAGCCGCCGAGATCGAACCGAACAACGTCGCGGCAATTGCGAGTCTCGGGCTTGCGCGCGTTATGAAGGGCGAGAAGGACGGGGTCAAAGATATCGAGCGCGCGATGAAGCTCGATGCGAACAGCGCACTGCCTCATCTGAACCTGGCGATAGTTTACTCACAGTCGAAGAGCAAGAAGGACTGGTCCAAGGCGGTGGACGAGTTCAAGAAAGCGATTCAGATGAACTCGCAGAATCTCGAGTTCCAAAACAGCGTCGCTGAGAAAATGCTTGCAGATGTGCAGAAGAAGAAGAAGTAA
- a CDS encoding alkaline phosphatase family protein, which translates to MNKLFRSNRLLAIICLLFASLLLPASPQASQNQPAATPPPRRDAHVIMISIDGLVPDYYLEPARLGLRVPSLVQMKLGGAYAEGVEGIFPSVTYPAHTTMITGVRPAVHGIVQNRIFEAPTEPQTREWYWFAEALKTETLWSIAKKAGLITANVGWPVTVGADIDYSVPEIADPKENPPTGKRTAQYSTPGLLEKALAGGSGGDNTTDGRRAAISEYIINTYKPNLMLIHVIALDDVHHKIGPRTPAAAATTERMDGYVGRIIEATRKAGIFDRTTFFLVSDHGFAEVTRKFEPNVTLVKEKLITLGADGKPTDWKAAAWPAGGSCAIVLRDPADKETAAKVTSIFNRLAASKGPINRVLNQAEMKRMQAVPTAVLMLDAAPGISFGEELTGPETHDAKDYRGTHGQLPTRADMRSSLIVYGAGARVGAKMALARMIDIGPTAAAVLGLSFSNAEGTPIAELLKPGIIPPPDPKQRKKKTTKK; encoded by the coding sequence ATGAATAAACTGTTTCGCTCGAACAGGCTACTCGCAATCATCTGCCTGTTGTTCGCATCGCTGCTCCTGCCGGCGTCACCGCAAGCAAGTCAGAACCAGCCTGCCGCAACGCCGCCGCCCCGGCGCGATGCTCACGTAATAATGATTTCGATTGATGGATTGGTGCCCGATTACTATCTGGAGCCTGCGCGGCTTGGGCTGCGAGTCCCCAGTCTTGTGCAGATGAAACTCGGAGGCGCTTATGCCGAAGGAGTCGAGGGCATATTTCCGTCGGTGACTTATCCGGCTCACACAACCATGATTACCGGAGTGCGCCCGGCCGTGCACGGCATAGTTCAGAACCGGATATTTGAGGCCCCGACTGAGCCTCAGACTCGCGAGTGGTATTGGTTCGCCGAGGCTCTGAAAACCGAAACGCTATGGAGCATCGCGAAGAAAGCGGGACTGATAACCGCGAATGTCGGTTGGCCGGTGACTGTTGGAGCGGACATCGACTACAGCGTTCCCGAGATTGCCGACCCGAAGGAAAATCCACCGACCGGAAAGCGCACTGCTCAGTACTCGACGCCAGGGCTGCTCGAGAAAGCGCTCGCCGGCGGGTCGGGAGGCGACAACACTACCGACGGACGGCGCGCGGCGATCAGCGAGTACATCATCAACACCTACAAGCCCAACTTGATGCTGATTCACGTTATCGCGCTCGACGATGTGCATCACAAGATCGGTCCGCGCACGCCGGCCGCGGCCGCAACAACCGAGCGAATGGATGGCTACGTTGGCCGCATCATCGAAGCTACGCGCAAGGCGGGCATCTTTGATCGGACGACTTTCTTTCTTGTTTCGGATCACGGCTTCGCCGAAGTGACCCGGAAGTTCGAGCCGAACGTCACACTGGTCAAGGAGAAACTCATAACGCTGGGGGCGGACGGAAAGCCTACGGATTGGAAAGCCGCGGCGTGGCCCGCAGGCGGCTCGTGCGCCATCGTGCTGCGCGACCCGGCTGACAAAGAGACCGCCGCGAAGGTGACATCGATCTTCAACCGGTTGGCTGCGAGCAAAGGTCCGATCAACCGGGTGTTGAACCAGGCAGAGATGAAACGGATGCAAGCAGTCCCGACTGCTGTGCTGATGCTGGACGCGGCGCCCGGCATTTCATTCGGCGAAGAACTGACCGGGCCGGAGACTCACGACGCCAAAGACTATCGCGGAACGCATGGTCAGTTGCCTACCCGAGCTGACATGCGCTCGTCGCTGATCGTGTATGGCGCGGGCGCGAGGGTCGGCGCGAAGATGGCGCTCGCGCGAATGATCGATATAGGACCAACCGCCGCCGCGGTTTTGGGATTGAGTTTCTCGAATGCGGAAGGAACACCAATCGCGGAACTGCTCAAGCCGGGAATCATCCCACCGCCCGACCCAAAGCAGAGAAAGAAAAAGACAACGAAGAAATAG
- a CDS encoding type II toxin-antitoxin system RelE/ParE family toxin yields the protein MFEIEFTPEAIEDLRALRKHERNRIIEGIERQLPHEPDLETRNRKKLRPNQVSEWELRIDRFRVFYDIDEQSRIVKVEAVGYKRGSALFIHGEEYEL from the coding sequence ATGTTTGAAATTGAGTTCACACCAGAGGCGATAGAGGACCTTAGGGCGCTCAGAAAGCACGAAAGGAATCGAATCATCGAGGGAATCGAACGGCAGCTTCCGCATGAGCCCGACCTGGAGACACGAAACAGGAAGAAGCTTCGGCCTAACCAAGTTTCGGAGTGGGAACTGAGAATCGACAGGTTCCGCGTGTTTTATGACATCGATGAACAATCGCGGATTGTAAAAGTCGAGGCAGTCGGTTACAAGAGAGGTAGCGCCCTCTTTATTCACGGGGAGGAATACGAGCTGTGA
- a CDS encoding ribonuclease Z codes for MKLTILGSGTVVPSGSRNSAGYFVELPDARVMMDCGAGTVHALARYGLPWDQMTHLFVSHFHVDHIGELASLFFAFQYGMKTDRKEPFTIIGPRGLDRVMDGLKMAFGSKLFEAKFPVSVRMLTPGERLELGSDSTLSVEKTPHTEESLAVRIESRGRALCYTGDTDYSEELARFFNKADLLISECSFREPREGVPHLSVRQAARLAAQAGAAKLIVTHFYFEVNEGELKAELEREYSGEVIVGRDGSEITADPR; via the coding sequence GTGAAATTGACGATCCTCGGTTCAGGCACTGTTGTCCCAAGCGGTTCGCGAAACTCTGCCGGCTACTTCGTCGAACTGCCCGATGCGCGAGTCATGATGGACTGCGGAGCCGGAACCGTGCACGCGCTCGCCCGATACGGTTTGCCATGGGATCAGATGACTCACCTGTTCGTCAGCCACTTTCACGTAGACCACATTGGCGAACTGGCTTCTTTGTTCTTCGCGTTTCAGTACGGAATGAAAACCGATCGCAAGGAGCCTTTCACAATCATCGGTCCGCGCGGGCTCGACCGCGTAATGGACGGACTCAAGATGGCGTTCGGCTCGAAACTCTTCGAAGCGAAGTTTCCGGTCAGCGTGAGAATGCTAACGCCGGGCGAGAGGCTTGAACTGGGAAGCGACTCGACGCTTTCGGTCGAGAAGACGCCACACACGGAAGAAAGCCTGGCGGTCAGGATCGAAAGCCGCGGCCGCGCGCTCTGTTACACCGGGGACACGGACTACAGCGAGGAGCTGGCGCGCTTTTTCAACAAGGCGGACTTGCTGATTTCGGAGTGTTCTTTTCGCGAGCCTCGCGAGGGTGTGCCACATCTATCGGTGAGGCAAGCGGCTCGCTTAGCGGCTCAGGCAGGAGCCGCGAAACTCATAGTCACCCACTTTTACTTCGAGGTGAATGAAGGCGAGCTGAAGGCCGAGTTGGAACGCGAGTACTCGGGCGAGGTGATCGTTGGGCGAGACGGATCGGAAATAACCGCTGATCCACGCTGA
- a CDS encoding HEPN domain-containing protein: MGTVREVELRKRRLTAAFERAKQLAELSDPSELQADFARHLCVLVSGFVERSVAEIILAYAQGKTATPLRSFLDVSLKRLSNVDDERLLRIVGSFDAGWASQLEKYLVDERKAALNSIIGLRNDIAHGGGASVSLARVEKYWAAVQEVVDKVEEILLPEPRTISPATRRR; this comes from the coding sequence ATGGGCACGGTTCGTGAGGTCGAACTGCGAAAGCGAAGACTGACGGCGGCTTTTGAGCGAGCGAAACAACTAGCAGAATTATCGGATCCGAGTGAACTTCAGGCAGACTTTGCAAGACATCTATGCGTCCTTGTGTCAGGCTTCGTGGAACGGTCAGTTGCTGAAATTATTCTGGCTTACGCACAAGGTAAGACGGCTACTCCGCTCCGATCGTTTCTCGATGTGTCGTTGAAGCGCCTTTCAAATGTGGATGATGAGCGTCTTCTCCGTATCGTGGGCAGCTTCGACGCGGGGTGGGCCTCTCAGCTTGAGAAGTATTTGGTCGACGAGCGAAAAGCCGCGCTCAACAGCATCATTGGCCTTCGGAACGACATCGCTCATGGCGGGGGTGCCTCAGTATCGTTAGCTCGCGTGGAAAAGTATTGGGCTGCTGTTCAGGAAGTCGTCGATAAGGTCGAAGAGATTCTGTTGCCAGAACCAAGGACCATATCTCCGGCCACGAGGAGAAGGTAG
- a CDS encoding alpha/beta fold hydrolase: MSQSNKSESPKAKPSRWRRILKRVVITLIVVVVVLVFGVLPWGFAALVTGAGTRPMDRNLTETPATFGAPFQDVEFQTSDGVKISGWLIPGRDKRTTIIYSHGLFRSRRELLKRAMELWRLGYGALLYDSRNHGGSGKARVSLGYNERLDVEAAVRYLREEVHSTDRIISFGISMGATAALLAAAETPEIAAVVSDSSFLSFKDTVDHHIKMFLHLPPFPIANELRFFIERRAGFDGSQCDALEAVKRSGDRPILFIAAAHDRRMPPEIAQRLYDASTSSKRDLLVVDGPGSQIHAHAYQANESLYISKVAQFLDSAFRDGTAVDMIGAK, from the coding sequence ATGAGCCAATCAAACAAATCTGAAAGTCCGAAAGCAAAGCCTTCCAGATGGCGGCGCATCCTCAAGCGCGTTGTCATAACTTTGATCGTCGTCGTGGTGGTCCTTGTGTTCGGCGTGTTGCCGTGGGGTTTTGCCGCGCTGGTGACCGGCGCAGGAACGCGCCCCATGGACCGCAACCTTACTGAGACCCCGGCCACCTTCGGCGCACCGTTCCAGGATGTAGAGTTCCAGACTTCGGATGGCGTGAAGATAAGCGGCTGGCTGATTCCCGGCCGCGACAAGCGCACAACAATCATCTATTCGCACGGGCTTTTCAGGTCGCGCCGCGAGCTACTAAAACGCGCGATGGAACTATGGCGGCTGGGCTACGGCGCATTGCTCTACGACTCTCGCAATCACGGTGGCAGCGGAAAGGCTCGCGTCAGCCTGGGCTACAACGAGAGGCTGGACGTTGAAGCGGCGGTGCGTTATCTGCGCGAAGAGGTCCACTCGACGGACCGAATAATTTCGTTCGGGATTTCCATGGGAGCGACGGCCGCTCTGCTTGCGGCGGCCGAGACTCCCGAGATCGCAGCCGTCGTTTCAGACAGCTCGTTTCTATCGTTCAAGGACACCGTTGATCATCACATCAAGATGTTCCTGCACCTTCCGCCGTTTCCGATCGCAAACGAGTTGAGGTTTTTCATCGAGCGCCGCGCGGGTTTCGACGGTTCGCAGTGTGACGCGCTCGAAGCAGTTAAGCGAAGCGGCGACCGGCCCATTCTGTTCATCGCGGCCGCACACGACCGCAGGATGCCTCCCGAGATAGCGCAAAGGCTCTACGACGCTTCAACGAGTTCGAAGCGGGATCTGTTAGTAGTTGACGGACCAGGATCGCAGATTCACGCGCACGCTTATCAGGCAAATGAATCTCTGTACATCAGCAAAGTGGCGCAGTTTCTTGATTCGGCCTTCCGCGACGGAACCGCCGTCGATATGATAGGAGCGAAATAA
- a CDS encoding MFS transporter, producing MTAPKTKQAEAAEQTDSPSRAGVVIAILFLVFFLGSSDHQMISPLLPLIAREFGLKEGEVGRLIGPAYALAAATAALLVGPLSDRFGRRRFLLYASILFGVSLVSVWLVADVRVLTGVRLLTGLAAGTFSTCSIAYVADYFPYKRRAVAMSIVQAGYFGALVVGVQIANNIAQWQGWRISFVAFGLLSMVAFLSVLALLPEDKHLMTDQGPSAIVAGRFHNIRMLFDNRERVAAIAAAFFVSGGFVGFFFYLGSWLKQSLQFTTRDFDLVFALIGVALLIGVVVAGPVSDRVGKRGVSILSTILLAAMLLIIPALGRGVLLHACLMAAALAFSFRQGPLQALATELVPRRSRGTLVAARNTASQIGIAIATVACGQLYDHVGYRAVGLFSGIVTLAAAVCIFIMKEPNERADSG from the coding sequence ATGACGGCACCGAAGACTAAGCAAGCCGAAGCGGCCGAGCAAACAGATTCACCTTCCCGCGCCGGCGTCGTAATAGCCATCCTCTTTCTGGTTTTCTTTTTGGGCAGCAGCGATCACCAGATGATCTCGCCTTTGCTTCCTCTCATCGCGCGCGAGTTTGGACTAAAGGAAGGCGAAGTCGGACGGCTGATCGGTCCGGCCTATGCGCTGGCGGCGGCGACCGCGGCATTGCTGGTTGGCCCACTCTCTGACCGCTTCGGGCGGCGCAGGTTCCTGCTATACGCTTCGATTCTGTTCGGGGTGTCGCTGGTTTCGGTCTGGCTAGTCGCCGATGTTCGAGTGCTCACAGGCGTGAGGCTGTTGACGGGGCTTGCGGCCGGGACCTTTTCAACTTGTTCGATTGCTTACGTGGCGGACTACTTTCCGTATAAGCGCCGGGCCGTGGCGATGAGCATAGTGCAAGCCGGCTACTTCGGAGCGCTGGTCGTGGGAGTCCAGATCGCGAACAACATCGCGCAGTGGCAGGGCTGGCGCATAAGCTTCGTTGCGTTCGGCTTGTTGTCGATGGTTGCCTTCCTGTCAGTGCTCGCCCTGCTGCCCGAGGACAAGCACCTGATGACGGATCAGGGGCCTTCGGCGATCGTCGCGGGCAGATTTCACAATATCAGAATGCTCTTCGACAATCGCGAACGCGTTGCCGCCATCGCAGCGGCGTTCTTTGTGTCCGGTGGATTCGTCGGCTTCTTTTTCTATCTCGGATCCTGGCTGAAGCAAAGCCTTCAGTTTACGACTCGCGATTTTGATCTTGTGTTCGCGTTGATCGGCGTGGCCCTGCTGATAGGCGTGGTCGTTGCGGGGCCGGTATCAGACAGAGTCGGCAAGCGGGGCGTCTCAATACTCAGCACGATTCTGCTGGCCGCGATGCTGCTGATCATTCCGGCGCTGGGCCGGGGCGTCCTGCTGCACGCGTGCTTGATGGCGGCCGCGCTCGCCTTCTCATTTCGACAGGGCCCACTGCAAGCGCTGGCGACGGAACTGGTGCCTCGACGATCGCGCGGCACATTGGTCGCGGCTCGCAACACCGCTTCGCAGATCGGCATCGCCATCGCGACGGTGGCTTGCGGCCAGCTCTACGATCACGTGGGCTATCGGGCCGTCGGGCTGTTCAGCGGAATCGTGACCTTAGCCGCGGCCGTTTGCATCTTTATCATGAAAGAGCCGAATGAAAGAGCCGATTCTGGTTGA
- a CDS encoding glutaredoxin family protein: MPEVKLYTTSWSADCNQAKQFLDDEGVFYEEVDIEESAEGARVVEQANKGKRIVPTFDIDGTIFSLKPFNWKKLQAELERLGVEEE, from the coding sequence ATGCCCGAAGTCAAGTTGTACACGACCAGTTGGAGCGCAGACTGCAATCAGGCGAAACAATTCCTCGACGACGAAGGAGTATTCTACGAGGAAGTTGATATCGAAGAATCCGCCGAGGGTGCGCGCGTGGTCGAGCAAGCCAACAAAGGAAAGCGGATCGTGCCCACGTTCGACATTGACGGGACCATCTTCAGCCTCAAGCCGTTTAATTGGAAAAAGCTTCAAGCCGAGCTCGAGCGCCTGGGCGTCGAAGAGGAGTGA
- a CDS encoding FAD-binding protein — MRLIVCIKQVPEVAEIKFNPETNTIVREGVPNSVNPFDRRALAEAIRLRDVCGGEVVVFTMGPPQARDALVECLGAGADRAIHLVDKAFAGSDTLATARALALALRREHYDIIFCGKYSVDAETGQVGPELAEMLDLPQVTGATRLELSEDHKHLTIERETDDGFETIECDLPVLLTAAERLIRPIKVKEPQLEAGRAKPIVEVTAAELSADTSIFGFSGSPTWVQEIRSIARTRQVEMIEGANAEEKAAKLIEWLEARGALSDRTDGREIEPAPNATLESSSGGEVWAVAELLDGKLRRVSFELLGKGIELARMLNARLAAFVAGADVTTHAKTLAAHGADRIYLAEDELLTRYTTAAYTSLLAGAINSYSPAVVLLPSTANGRDLAPRVAARLGVGLTADCIDLDVNEHGALVQHKPAFGGNIIALIYSRTLPQIATVKPGMLRAAAPNRSRTAEVIDVAMPKLLDRRARLIEVRKEVPLEVAELDESERIVCVGTGIGGPENLVAIEALARALGAQIGATRRVVDQGWLPRHQQIGLTGRVVSPALYVGIGVRGALNHTIGIQQAGTIVAINIDANAEIFHTADFGIVGDWAEIVPALIAQLRLHEHKP; from the coding sequence ATGAGGCTGATCGTCTGCATAAAGCAAGTTCCCGAAGTCGCCGAGATTAAGTTCAACCCCGAAACAAACACCATCGTCAGAGAAGGCGTGCCCAACTCGGTAAACCCCTTCGACCGGCGGGCGCTCGCCGAAGCAATTCGCCTGCGCGACGTATGCGGCGGCGAGGTTGTGGTCTTCACCATGGGTCCGCCACAAGCTCGCGACGCGTTGGTCGAATGTCTCGGGGCCGGCGCTGATAGGGCGATACATCTGGTCGATAAAGCCTTCGCCGGATCCGATACGCTTGCGACCGCGCGAGCGCTCGCGCTTGCACTTCGGCGCGAACACTACGACATCATCTTCTGCGGCAAGTACAGTGTTGACGCCGAGACCGGGCAAGTCGGTCCCGAGCTTGCCGAGATGCTCGATCTGCCGCAAGTGACCGGCGCGACCAGGCTCGAGTTGAGCGAAGATCACAAGCACCTCACGATCGAGCGCGAGACCGACGATGGTTTCGAAACGATCGAGTGCGACTTGCCGGTGTTACTGACAGCCGCTGAGCGGCTCATCCGTCCGATCAAAGTCAAAGAGCCTCAACTCGAGGCCGGGCGCGCGAAGCCCATCGTCGAAGTCACTGCCGCCGAACTATCTGCCGATACCAGCATATTCGGATTCTCAGGCTCGCCGACCTGGGTGCAAGAGATCAGGTCGATTGCGCGAACCCGGCAGGTCGAGATGATCGAAGGCGCAAACGCGGAAGAGAAGGCGGCGAAGTTGATAGAGTGGCTCGAAGCGCGCGGCGCTTTGAGCGACAGAACAGATGGACGTGAGATTGAACCGGCGCCGAATGCCACCCTCGAATCCTCGAGCGGAGGTGAAGTGTGGGCGGTAGCAGAGTTGCTCGACGGCAAGCTCCGTCGCGTGAGCTTCGAGTTGCTGGGGAAGGGGATTGAGCTGGCGAGAATGCTCAACGCGCGGCTCGCGGCGTTCGTGGCCGGAGCTGACGTGACCACTCACGCTAAAACTCTGGCGGCTCACGGCGCGGATAGAATCTATCTCGCCGAAGACGAACTACTGACCAGATATACGACTGCCGCGTACACGTCGCTGCTGGCCGGCGCGATCAACAGCTACAGCCCGGCCGTCGTCCTGCTTCCTTCGACGGCAAACGGGCGAGACCTGGCGCCGAGGGTTGCAGCGCGCCTTGGCGTGGGGCTGACCGCTGACTGCATAGACCTCGACGTCAACGAACACGGAGCGCTGGTCCAGCACAAGCCCGCGTTCGGCGGCAACATCATCGCGCTGATCTACTCTCGAACTCTGCCGCAGATCGCGACTGTGAAACCGGGAATGCTTCGAGCCGCTGCCCCTAACCGGTCGCGGACTGCCGAAGTGATCGATGTTGCGATGCCGAAGCTTCTTGATCGGCGGGCGCGCCTGATCGAGGTTCGCAAAGAGGTCCCGCTGGAAGTCGCCGAGCTTGATGAATCGGAGAGAATCGTCTGTGTAGGCACGGGAATCGGCGGACCGGAGAACCTTGTCGCGATCGAAGCCCTGGCGCGAGCGCTGGGCGCGCAAATAGGCGCGACGCGGCGGGTCGTCGATCAGGGCTGGCTTCCACGGCATCAACAGATCGGGCTGACAGGCAGGGTTGTGTCGCCGGCGCTCTACGTCGGCATCGGTGTGCGGGGCGCGCTCAACCACACGATCGGCATCCAGCAAGCGGGCACAATCGTGGCAATCAATATCGACGCGAACGCAGAGATATTTCATACAGCCGACTTCGGCATCGTTGGGGACTGGGCGGAAATTGTTCCCGCGTTAATCGCGCAGCTCAGGCTGCACGAACACAAGCCGTAG
- a CDS encoding type II toxin-antitoxin system MqsA family antitoxin gives MICDNCGKEGARVRHVSRSYGKGDNLLVIENVPIVSCPHCGESYLTAETLHEIERIKLHRKRFAAQRKVAVAAFVQANR, from the coding sequence GTGATTTGTGATAATTGCGGGAAAGAGGGCGCGCGCGTTCGTCACGTGAGCAGAAGCTATGGGAAAGGCGATAACCTGCTAGTTATCGAAAATGTTCCGATTGTTAGCTGTCCTCACTGCGGCGAGAGTTATCTAACCGCTGAGACGCTGCACGAGATAGAGCGCATCAAGCTTCATCGCAAAAGATTCGCGGCACAGCGCAAAGTAGCGGTCGCGGCTTTCGTTCAAGCGAATCGCTAG